Proteins encoded within one genomic window of Nordella sp. HKS 07:
- a CDS encoding aminodeoxychorismate/anthranilate synthase component II: MILVIDNYDSFVHNVTRYLRELGAEAEVKRNDALTADRISDDVRGIVISPGPCTPHEAGVSLDIVRQLSGHVPILGICLGHQCIGEAFGGKVTRARRPMHGEASAIRHQGSGVLSGLPDGFNAGRYHSLIVELGGGEPLTVTARSEDGEIMGIEHKTHPTYGVQFHPESVLTEHGYDILRNFLKAAG; this comes from the coding sequence ATGATCCTCGTCATCGATAATTACGATTCCTTCGTGCACAATGTGACGCGGTATCTGCGCGAACTCGGCGCGGAAGCCGAAGTCAAGCGTAATGACGCGCTTACCGCCGACAGGATCAGCGATGATGTGCGGGGCATCGTGATCTCGCCGGGCCCGTGTACGCCGCATGAAGCCGGCGTTTCGCTCGACATCGTGCGCCAATTGTCCGGACATGTCCCCATTCTCGGCATCTGCCTCGGCCATCAATGTATCGGTGAGGCGTTCGGCGGCAAGGTGACGCGCGCCAGACGTCCCATGCATGGCGAGGCCTCCGCCATTCGCCATCAGGGATCGGGCGTGCTGTCGGGACTGCCCGACGGTTTCAATGCCGGACGTTATCATTCACTCATCGTCGAGCTTGGCGGCGGTGAACCCTTGACCGTCACCGCGCGCTCGGAGGATGGCGAGATCATGGGGATCGAACACAAGACCCATCCGACCTATGGCGTGCAGTTCCATCCCGAGTCGGTGCTGACCGAGCATGGCTACGACATCCTGCGCAATTTCCTGAAGGCGGCTGGATGA
- the pabB gene encoding aminodeoxychorismate synthase component I — translation MKHVPASTGEVLRREIAYGDPALLLRRFARQKDLTFLDSALPQGELGRYSYIAADPFETFTLAEGEGGLAALARLDRRLKRWSLPRAPELPPFQGGFAGYIAYEFARLLEPQIMARTPPPDIAPILLHAYDTVVAFDHQARRCWIVSTGFPETDPEERIRRAERRIAEIENLCLTPEPALAGDYVIASWRSNFTRADYEAAIQRTIDYILAGDIFQANIAQRFDAEIPPGFDPLAFYLNLRKLNPATFGAFLDYGAVKVASSSPERLVSFDGETAEARPIKGTRRRDANASIDAELKAELLASRKDRAENVMIVDLLRNDLSRVAEPGTVQVPVLCGLESYASVHHLTSVVTGRLAAGKSRGDLIAACFPGGSITGAPKMRAQEIIAEIERVPRNVYCGSIGFLSFTGEMDLNIAIRTVLFHEGRAEFQGGGGITAKSHPADEYEETLAKVARIARSFERRDAT, via the coding sequence ATGAAACATGTCCCTGCGTCCACCGGCGAGGTGCTGCGGCGCGAGATCGCTTATGGCGATCCGGCCCTGCTGCTGCGCCGTTTTGCGCGCCAGAAGGACCTGACCTTCCTCGACAGCGCGCTTCCGCAGGGCGAGCTTGGCCGCTACTCCTACATCGCGGCCGATCCTTTCGAGACCTTTACGCTGGCGGAAGGCGAAGGAGGCCTCGCGGCGCTGGCGCGCCTCGACCGCCGGTTGAAACGCTGGAGCCTGCCGCGCGCTCCTGAATTGCCGCCCTTCCAGGGTGGCTTCGCCGGCTATATCGCCTATGAATTCGCCCGCCTGCTCGAGCCGCAGATCATGGCGAGGACCCCGCCGCCCGACATCGCGCCGATCTTGCTGCACGCTTACGACACGGTCGTCGCTTTCGATCATCAGGCCCGGCGCTGCTGGATCGTCTCGACCGGCTTTCCAGAGACCGATCCGGAGGAACGCATCCGGCGCGCCGAACGGCGCATCGCCGAGATCGAGAATCTGTGCCTGACGCCCGAACCCGCACTAGCCGGCGATTACGTCATCGCGAGCTGGCGGTCGAACTTCACACGTGCCGACTACGAGGCGGCGATCCAGCGCACCATCGACTACATCCTGGCCGGCGATATCTTCCAGGCTAATATCGCGCAGCGCTTCGACGCCGAAATTCCGCCTGGCTTCGATCCCCTCGCCTTCTATCTCAATCTGCGCAAGCTCAATCCGGCGACCTTCGGCGCTTTTCTCGATTATGGCGCGGTGAAGGTCGCATCGAGTTCGCCCGAGCGCCTCGTCAGTTTCGACGGCGAGACCGCCGAGGCGCGCCCGATCAAGGGCACCAGGCGGCGCGACGCCAATGCGAGCATCGATGCGGAGCTCAAGGCCGAGCTCCTCGCCAGCCGCAAGGACCGCGCCGAGAATGTGATGATCGTCGATCTCCTGCGCAATGATCTCTCGCGCGTCGCCGAGCCCGGCACGGTGCAGGTGCCGGTGCTGTGCGGTCTGGAAAGCTACGCCTCGGTGCATCATCTCACCTCCGTCGTCACCGGCCGCCTCGCTGCCGGGAAGAGCCGCGGCGACCTCATCGCCGCCTGCTTCCCCGGCGGCTCGATCACCGGGGCTCCGAAGATGCGGGCCCAGGAGATCATCGCCGAGATCGAGCGCGTGCCGCGCAATGTCTATTGCGGCTCGATCGGCTTCCTGAGCTTCACGGGCGAAATGGATCTCAATATCGCCATCCGCACCGTTCTCTTCCATGAGGGGCGCGCCGAGTTCCAGGGCGGTGGCGGCATCACCGCCAAGTCGCATCCGGCCGACGAATATGAGGAGACGCTCGCCAAGGTGGCGCGTATCGCCCGGAGCTTCGAGAGGCGGGACGCGACATGA
- a CDS encoding site-specific integrase translates to MAKRIGRRDVRALEPNQSIWDSAVPGFHARRQRSTAVSYVLFYRTAEGRQRFYTIGRHGAPWTPETAREEARRLLGEVAQKRDPAASSAGCTVAELCDRYISDAESGRLMTRLRRAKKPSTLVTDRGRVERHIKPLLGRRSVVEVTSNDIERFMHDVANGKTKANIKTKEGRAIIVEGGMGTASRTVGLLGGIFTYAVRQKLRPDNPVRGVVRPADGRRTRRLSDAEYAALGAALRTDAWPPSVAAVRFLALTGWRSGEALGLTWREVDLERRTCRLGDTKTGESLRPLSEAACAVLADMKVLGLSGELAFPPTRGYRLELGGFWTSLGLPKDVTPHVLRHSFASLAADLGLSEPTIAALIGHKRWTVTSRYMHSADAVLLAAADRVAGETLKRMCAAG, encoded by the coding sequence ATGGCGAAACGCATCGGGCGCAGGGACGTGCGGGCCCTCGAACCCAACCAATCAATCTGGGACTCGGCAGTACCGGGGTTTCACGCCCGCCGCCAGCGCTCGACCGCAGTATCCTACGTTCTCTTCTACCGAACCGCCGAGGGCCGCCAACGCTTCTATACCATCGGGAGGCACGGTGCGCCTTGGACGCCCGAGACTGCGCGCGAGGAGGCGCGGCGTCTGCTCGGCGAGGTGGCGCAGAAGCGTGATCCCGCCGCGAGCTCGGCGGGATGCACGGTCGCCGAACTCTGTGACCGGTACATATCGGACGCGGAGTCCGGACGCCTCATGACGCGCCTCCGCAGAGCGAAGAAACCGAGCACCCTCGTGACCGACCGGGGCCGCGTCGAGCGGCACATCAAGCCGCTCCTGGGTCGCCGCAGCGTGGTGGAGGTCACATCGAACGATATCGAGCGCTTTATGCACGACGTCGCGAATGGGAAGACTAAGGCTAACATCAAGACGAAGGAAGGGCGCGCCATCATCGTCGAGGGGGGCATGGGCACCGCGAGTCGCACGGTGGGGCTGCTCGGCGGCATCTTCACTTATGCCGTGCGCCAAAAGCTCCGCCCGGACAATCCGGTGCGCGGTGTAGTGCGCCCGGCTGATGGACGCCGCACGCGTCGACTCAGCGACGCGGAGTACGCGGCGCTCGGGGCCGCACTCCGGACGGACGCATGGCCGCCCTCCGTCGCGGCGGTCCGTTTCCTCGCGCTCACCGGCTGGCGCTCGGGCGAGGCGCTCGGGCTCACGTGGCGCGAAGTAGATCTGGAGCGGCGGACGTGCAGGCTAGGTGACACCAAGACCGGAGAGAGCTTGAGGCCGCTCTCGGAGGCCGCGTGCGCAGTGCTGGCGGATATGAAGGTGCTGGGCCTCTCGGGCGAGCTCGCGTTCCCGCCGACGCGAGGATACCGATTGGAGCTGGGCGGGTTTTGGACGAGCCTGGGTTTGCCCAAGGACGTCACGCCCCACGTGCTCCGGCACTCATTCGCTTCCCTTGCGGCGGACCTCGGGCTTTCCGAGCCGACCATCGCCGCCCTCATCGGCCACAAGCGATGGACCGTGACGAGTCGGTACATGCACTCGGCGGACGCGGTGCTCCTTGCGGCGGCGGATCGCGTGGCGGGTGAGACACTGAAAAGGATGTGCGCTGCAGGCTAG
- a CDS encoding TraB/GumN family protein, which translates to MPNRLFAAIAALLFGIEISSAAEPPACAGKSILPELASTAPELSARLASAEKDIPNGEAVLWRIIDKTGQAEPSHLFGTIHLTDPRVHALSEEARNAIAKARVVALEVKEVVDPRAHIRAYYRNARFTAMPLGQDMWDLIPDEDERFIREAPQIPPERMITLGAVQPWMVAFTLSYPMCEVARQKADLPVLDRAIGQLASAHGVAVVGLEKVEEQMAILAGAPLEQQARFLVMTARYGSKIEDMAETFVQLHAGRRLSSMLLLSIQGVPTDQTDAELSAFMKNELIDKRNRIMAERALPLLTDGNAFIAVGAAHLPGDQGLVELFRKAGYEVTPVN; encoded by the coding sequence ATGCCGAACCGCCTTTTCGCCGCCATCGCCGCTCTTCTCTTCGGCATCGAGATTTCTTCAGCGGCCGAGCCGCCGGCCTGCGCCGGCAAGAGCATCCTGCCGGAGCTTGCAAGCACCGCGCCCGAACTGAGCGCCAGGCTCGCGAGCGCGGAGAAGGACATCCCGAACGGTGAGGCGGTCCTCTGGCGGATCATCGACAAGACCGGCCAGGCCGAACCTTCGCATCTTTTCGGAACGATTCATCTGACCGATCCGCGTGTGCATGCCTTGTCCGAGGAAGCCCGCAACGCCATCGCGAAAGCCCGCGTCGTCGCCTTGGAAGTCAAGGAAGTAGTCGATCCGCGCGCGCATATACGCGCGTATTACCGCAACGCCCGTTTCACGGCGATGCCGCTCGGCCAGGATATGTGGGACCTCATTCCGGACGAAGATGAACGCTTCATTCGCGAAGCACCGCAGATTCCACCGGAGCGGATGATCACGCTGGGTGCCGTCCAGCCCTGGATGGTAGCCTTCACTCTGTCCTACCCGATGTGCGAAGTCGCGCGGCAGAAGGCGGACCTCCCGGTTCTCGACCGGGCGATCGGCCAGCTCGCTTCCGCGCATGGAGTTGCCGTGGTTGGCCTGGAAAAGGTCGAGGAGCAGATGGCGATCCTCGCGGGCGCGCCGCTCGAGCAGCAGGCACGTTTCCTCGTCATGACGGCGCGATACGGGAGTAAGATCGAGGACATGGCGGAAACCTTCGTGCAACTCCATGCCGGCCGCCGGCTGTCGAGCATGCTGCTGTTGTCGATACAGGGCGTGCCGACGGATCAGACGGACGCCGAATTATCGGCCTTCATGAAGAATGAATTGATCGACAAGCGCAACCGGATCATGGCCGAGCGCGCCCTGCCGCTGCTGACCGACGGCAATGCCTTCATCGCCGTGGGCGCGGCGCATCTGCCGGGCGACCAAGGTCTTGTGGAGCTCTTTCGCAAAGCCGGCTACGAAGTGACGCCCGTCAACTGA
- a CDS encoding GIY-YIG nuclease family protein produces the protein MREEKVPAVYILASKRYGTLYIGVTSDLCSRVAAHKQGELAGFIRQYSVKTLVWYEFLGSMEEAIKREKQLKEWQRKWKIELIEKLNPTWRDLFDETCGAWIA, from the coding sequence GTGCGCGAGGAGAAGGTTCCGGCCGTCTATATTCTTGCGAGCAAGCGCTACGGCACGCTCTATATCGGCGTGACGAGCGACCTTTGCAGCCGTGTCGCGGCGCATAAGCAGGGTGAGCTTGCCGGCTTCATAAGGCAGTATAGCGTGAAGACACTCGTCTGGTACGAGTTCCTCGGATCCATGGAGGAGGCCATCAAGCGCGAAAAGCAGCTCAAGGAATGGCAACGGAAGTGGAAGATCGAGCTGATCGAGAAGCTCAATCCAACCTGGCGCGATCTCTTCGACGAAACCTGTGGCGCCTGGATCGCGTAA
- a CDS encoding FAD-binding oxidoreductase — MPVTPDHVYSDTDIPKKTTVAIIGGGIIGVATALELAERGVDVTLLEKGVIAGEQSSRNWGWCRQMGRDPREIPLILTALEAWRGMNARIGAETGFRQSGILYLCETDAELAARETWYERNAKPFGLDTRLISGEEAESLQPGATRRWKGALFTSADGRAEPFMAAPAMARGARAKGAKIFTHCAVRGLETSAGKVSAVVTEKGRIACDTVVLAGGAWSRRFLGNLDIPFPQLSVVNSVMRSAPIETPLERSCSAGKFAIRKRLDGGYTITHRHLSVADIVPDSVLLFREFLPALKVDWSGLRLRFGRRFFDEARLKRRWALDETSPFEEVRVLDPEPVTSILDEASESLKEFFPVFRDIEIVQRWGGVIDATPDAVPVMSPIAQLPGLYLATGFSGHGFGLGPGAGRLMADLVTGATPCVDPAPFRYTRYFDGTKPQPTTGF, encoded by the coding sequence ATGCCCGTCACGCCCGATCACGTCTATTCCGACACGGATATCCCCAAGAAGACAACCGTCGCCATCATCGGCGGCGGCATCATCGGCGTCGCGACGGCGCTCGAACTGGCCGAGCGCGGCGTCGACGTAACCCTGCTCGAGAAGGGCGTCATCGCCGGCGAGCAGTCGAGCCGCAATTGGGGCTGGTGCCGGCAGATGGGCCGCGATCCCCGCGAGATCCCGCTGATCCTGACCGCGCTCGAGGCGTGGCGCGGCATGAATGCCAGGATCGGCGCCGAGACCGGCTTCCGGCAATCCGGCATCCTCTATCTCTGCGAGACCGACGCGGAACTGGCGGCGCGTGAGACCTGGTATGAGCGCAACGCGAAGCCCTTCGGCCTCGACACCCGGCTTATCTCGGGCGAAGAGGCGGAGAGCCTGCAGCCCGGCGCCACGCGGCGCTGGAAAGGAGCGCTCTTCACCTCCGCCGACGGCCGCGCCGAGCCTTTCATGGCCGCGCCCGCCATGGCCCGGGGCGCCCGCGCGAAGGGCGCGAAGATTTTCACCCACTGCGCGGTGCGGGGACTTGAAACCTCTGCCGGCAAAGTGTCGGCGGTCGTCACCGAAAAGGGCCGCATCGCCTGTGACACGGTGGTGCTGGCGGGCGGCGCCTGGTCGCGCCGCTTCCTCGGCAATCTCGACATTCCCTTCCCGCAGCTTTCCGTCGTCAATTCGGTGATGCGGTCGGCGCCGATCGAGACGCCGCTCGAGCGCTCCTGCTCGGCCGGCAAATTCGCCATCCGCAAGCGCCTCGACGGCGGCTATACAATCACACACCGGCATCTGTCGGTGGCCGACATCGTGCCTGATTCCGTCCTCCTGTTCCGCGAATTCCTGCCCGCCTTGAAAGTCGACTGGAGCGGCCTGCGTTTGCGCTTCGGCAGGCGCTTCTTCGACGAAGCGCGGCTCAAGCGCCGCTGGGCGCTGGACGAGACATCGCCTTTCGAAGAAGTGCGCGTTCTTGATCCCGAGCCCGTGACATCGATCCTCGACGAGGCATCGGAAAGTCTCAAGGAGTTTTTCCCGGTCTTCCGCGATATCGAGATCGTCCAGCGTTGGGGTGGCGTGATCGATGCGACCCCCGATGCGGTGCCGGTGATGTCGCCGATCGCGCAGCTGCCGGGGCTCTATCTCGCAACCGGCTTCTCCGGCCATGGCTTCGGCTTAGGTCCGGGCGCCGGCAGGCTGATGGCCGATCTCGTCACCGGTGCCACCCCTTGTGTCGATCCCGCGCCCTTCCGCTACACGCGCTATTTCGACGGCACCAAGCCGCAGCCGACCACGGGGTTTTGA
- a CDS encoding DNA-binding protein, which produces MRTDMSLLRRRALADALTAEGFTISATTLATMATRGGGPPFRRFGRVPLYEWGEALEWARSRLGKKVHSTAEFDVKGQLQ; this is translated from the coding sequence ATGCGTACCGACATGAGCCTGTTAAGACGCCGCGCCCTGGCAGACGCCCTGACGGCTGAGGGCTTCACGATCAGCGCAACCACCCTGGCGACGATGGCGACACGAGGGGGCGGGCCGCCGTTCCGGCGGTTCGGGCGGGTGCCCCTGTACGAGTGGGGTGAGGCGCTGGAGTGGGCGCGCTCACGGTTGGGGAAGAAGGTGCACAGCACGGCGGAATTTGATGTGAAAGGACAACTGCAATGA
- the fsa gene encoding fructose-6-phosphate aldolase: MKFFVDTAEINEIKELAATGLLDGVTTNPSLIAKSGRDFKEVIAEICAAVEGPVSAEVTALDADGMVAEGKKLAKIAKNVAVKVPLTLDGLKACRTLTQAGTMVNVTLCFSANQALLAAKSGATFISPFIGRLDDINIDGMELIREIRQIYDNYDFGTEILAASIRTANHVKEAALIGADVATVPPAVLKGLIKHPLTDKGIESFLADWKKTGQAI; this comes from the coding sequence ATGAAATTCTTCGTCGACACCGCTGAAATCAATGAAATCAAGGAACTGGCCGCCACCGGCCTCCTCGACGGCGTGACCACCAATCCCTCGCTGATCGCCAAATCCGGACGCGATTTCAAGGAAGTGATCGCCGAGATCTGCGCCGCGGTGGAGGGGCCGGTAAGCGCCGAAGTGACGGCGCTCGATGCCGACGGCATGGTCGCCGAGGGCAAGAAGCTCGCCAAGATCGCCAAGAATGTCGCGGTGAAAGTGCCGCTCACCCTCGATGGACTCAAGGCCTGCCGGACGCTGACCCAGGCCGGCACCATGGTCAATGTCACCCTGTGCTTCTCGGCCAATCAGGCGCTGCTCGCCGCCAAGTCCGGCGCCACCTTCATCTCGCCGTTCATCGGCCGTCTCGACGACATCAATATCGACGGCATGGAGCTCATCCGCGAGATCCGCCAGATCTATGATAATTACGATTTCGGCACCGAGATCCTGGCTGCCTCGATCCGCACCGCCAATCATGTGAAGGAAGCGGCTCTCATCGGCGCCGATGTGGCGACCGTTCCGCCCGCGGTGCTGAAAGGTCTGATCAAGCATCCTCTGACCGACAAGGGTATCGAGTCCTTCCTCGCCGACTGGAAGAAGACCGGCCAGGCGATTTGA
- a CDS encoding tyrosine recombinase XerC, with translation MSQASDLELFHAAPDTAKTVAAWLSYFKTERRASAHTLDAYGRDIGQFMAFLADHLGGSPTLDDLAGLTPSDFRAFLARRRNEGSGSRSLARQLSAIRTYFRFLERRKILTNAALSVIRAPKIPHGVPKPLTAVAARDLVKADTLAGEETPAWVTARDAAVLTLLYGCGLRISEALSLTPQQARQDPLTILGKGGKTRIVPVIQAARAALDRYLALCPLALDPKAPLFRGVKGGPLNARNIQLLIARLRSALGLPDTATPHALRHSFASHLLAGGANLRTIQELLGHSSLSTTQVYTEINTTHLLEQYAKAHPRA, from the coding sequence ATGTCCCAGGCGAGCGATCTCGAGCTGTTCCATGCCGCGCCCGACACGGCCAAGACCGTCGCGGCGTGGCTTTCCTATTTCAAGACGGAACGGCGCGCTTCCGCCCACACGCTCGATGCCTATGGCCGCGACATCGGCCAGTTCATGGCCTTTCTCGCCGATCATCTGGGCGGCTCTCCGACGCTCGATGACCTCGCTGGGCTGACGCCATCCGATTTCCGCGCCTTCCTGGCGCGCCGGCGCAACGAAGGCAGCGGCAGCCGCAGCCTCGCCCGCCAGCTTTCCGCGATCCGCACCTATTTCCGGTTCCTCGAGCGGCGCAAGATCCTCACTAACGCCGCCTTGAGCGTGATCAGGGCGCCGAAAATCCCCCATGGCGTGCCGAAACCTCTGACGGCGGTCGCGGCGCGCGATCTCGTCAAGGCCGACACGCTTGCCGGTGAGGAGACGCCGGCCTGGGTCACCGCCCGCGATGCCGCCGTGCTCACCTTGCTCTATGGCTGTGGCTTGCGCATTTCGGAGGCCTTGAGCCTCACGCCGCAGCAGGCGCGCCAGGATCCGCTGACCATTCTCGGCAAGGGCGGCAAGACCCGCATCGTGCCGGTCATTCAGGCGGCGCGCGCGGCGCTTGATCGTTACCTGGCACTCTGCCCGCTGGCGCTCGATCCCAAGGCGCCGTTGTTCCGGGGCGTGAAAGGCGGTCCGCTCAATGCCCGCAACATCCAGCTCCTGATCGCCAGATTGCGCAGCGCGTTGGGCCTGCCCGATACCGCGACGCCGCATGCGCTGCGCCACTCCTTCGCCAGCCATCTCCTGGCCGGCGGCGCCAATTTGCGCACTATCCAGGAATTGCTCGGCCACTCCTCGCTGTCGACCACCCAGGTCTATACGGAGATCAACACCACCCATCTGCTCGAGCAATATGCCAAGGCGCATCCGAGGGCCTGA
- a CDS encoding aminotransferase class IV, translating to MSATVWFKGTLVNGTLAVDPGDRGFLLGDGLFETIAVFNGSPIWLTEHLDRMLAGAALLGIPADRASIAAAVAETLRAGAHRHGILRITLTRGAGVRGLAANGAEPSLLVTANPWVKGTLFAPATLFTSTIRRNETSPVSRLKTLSYMDNILAVREAAAAQCDDALFLNTRGEVAATTIANIFIRRGGRLATPPLSAGILPGIARQKLLSLTQAVEREIAPSELHDAEAVFLTNSLRLVRPVHALDGRALRHDDAALARYFEHLCTEIVRESGLDPREADAL from the coding sequence ATGAGCGCGACCGTCTGGTTCAAGGGCACACTCGTCAACGGCACGCTCGCCGTCGACCCGGGCGATCGCGGATTCCTGCTGGGAGACGGCCTCTTTGAAACCATCGCCGTGTTCAACGGCAGTCCCATATGGCTCACCGAGCATCTCGACCGGATGTTGGCGGGCGCAGCGCTTCTCGGTATCCCGGCCGATCGCGCTTCGATCGCAGCCGCCGTCGCGGAGACCTTGCGCGCGGGCGCACATCGCCACGGCATATTGCGCATCACTTTGACGCGCGGAGCTGGTGTGCGCGGGCTTGCCGCGAATGGCGCCGAGCCGAGTCTGCTTGTCACCGCAAATCCGTGGGTCAAAGGCACGCTTTTCGCGCCGGCGACGCTTTTCACCTCGACAATCCGGCGCAATGAGACATCGCCCGTCTCGCGCCTCAAGACGCTTTCCTACATGGATAATATCCTGGCCGTACGCGAGGCGGCGGCGGCTCAATGCGATGATGCGCTTTTCCTCAACACCAGAGGTGAGGTCGCCGCCACGACCATCGCCAATATCTTCATCCGGCGCGGCGGCCGGCTGGCGACGCCGCCTTTGAGTGCAGGCATCCTGCCCGGCATCGCCCGGCAGAAGCTCTTGTCCCTGACGCAAGCCGTTGAAAGGGAGATCGCGCCGTCCGAGCTTCACGACGCCGAGGCGGTGTTCCTCACCAACAGCCTGCGCCTCGTCCGCCCGGTGCATGCCTTGGACGGCCGGGCGCTGCGTCATGACGATGCGGCATTGGCGCGCTATTTCGAACATTTATGCACCGAAATCGTTCGGGAATCGGGCCTCGACCCGCGTGAGGCGGATGCGCTTTGA
- the lpdA gene encoding dihydrolipoyl dehydrogenase, with amino-acid sequence MADPFDITIIGTGPAGYVCAIRAAQLGMKVAVIEKRATHGGTCLNVGCIPSKALLHASELFAEAGHSFAKMGIGVSPTLDLKQMMAFRQEAIDGNTKGIDFLFKKNKITPIRGTARIVAPGKIQVDGKDIVETKNIVIATGSDVAGLKGVEVDEKQIVSSTGALVLDKVPETLVVIGAGVIGLELGSVWARLDAKVTVIEYLDRILPGMDLETAKNFQRLLTKQGFTFKLASKVTGAEKTKSKVKLSVEPAAGGAAETIEADTVLLAIGRVPYTNGLGLDEVGVKRDAKGRVEVGDHFETNVPGIYAIGDVIRGPMLAHKGEDEGVALAELLAGQAGHVNYGVIPSVVYTTPEIAAIGKTEEELKAEGVDYKAGKFLFLANGRAKANQTTDGFVKILADAKTDRVLGAHILGAQAGELIHEVAVLMEFGGSAEDLARTTHAHPTLAEAVKEAAMAVAGRAIHS; translated from the coding sequence ATGGCTGATCCCTTCGACATCACCATCATCGGCACCGGTCCTGCCGGCTATGTCTGCGCCATCCGCGCGGCTCAGCTCGGCATGAAGGTGGCGGTGATCGAGAAACGCGCCACCCATGGCGGCACCTGTCTCAATGTCGGCTGCATTCCGTCGAAGGCGTTGCTGCATGCCTCCGAGCTCTTCGCCGAGGCCGGGCATTCTTTCGCCAAGATGGGCATCGGCGTCTCGCCGACCCTCGATCTCAAGCAGATGATGGCCTTCCGCCAGGAAGCCATCGACGGCAATACCAAGGGCATCGACTTCCTGTTCAAGAAGAACAAGATCACGCCCATTCGCGGCACGGCCAGGATCGTGGCGCCCGGCAAGATCCAGGTCGACGGCAAGGACATCGTCGAGACGAAGAACATTGTCATCGCCACCGGCTCCGACGTGGCGGGATTGAAAGGCGTCGAGGTCGACGAGAAGCAGATCGTTTCCTCGACCGGCGCGCTGGTCCTCGACAAGGTGCCGGAGACGCTCGTGGTGATCGGCGCCGGGGTGATCGGGCTCGAGCTCGGCTCGGTCTGGGCGCGACTCGACGCCAAGGTCACGGTGATCGAATATCTCGACCGCATCCTGCCCGGCATGGACCTGGAGACGGCGAAGAATTTCCAGCGCCTTCTCACCAAGCAGGGCTTCACCTTCAAGCTCGCCAGCAAGGTGACAGGGGCCGAAAAGACGAAATCCAAAGTGAAGCTTTCGGTCGAGCCGGCCGCCGGCGGCGCGGCGGAGACGATCGAGGCCGACACTGTGCTGCTCGCCATCGGCCGCGTGCCTTATACGAACGGCCTCGGCCTCGATGAGGTCGGCGTCAAGCGCGACGCCAAGGGCCGTGTCGAAGTCGGCGATCATTTCGAAACCAATGTGCCCGGCATCTATGCGATCGGCGACGTCATTCGCGGCCCCATGCTGGCGCATAAGGGCGAAGACGAAGGTGTCGCTCTGGCGGAGCTGCTCGCCGGCCAGGCGGGTCATGTGAATTACGGCGTCATTCCGAGCGTCGTCTATACGACGCCGGAGATCGCCGCGATCGGCAAGACCGAGGAAGAGCTCAAGGCGGAAGGCGTCGACTACAAGGCCGGCAAGTTCCTGTTCCTCGCCAATGGCCGCGCCAAGGCCAATCAGACGACCGACGGTTTCGTGAAGATCCTCGCCGATGCGAAAACCGACCGCGTGCTCGGCGCCCATATATTGGGTGCGCAAGCAGGCGAGCTCATCCACGAGGTTGCGGTGCTGATGGAATTCGGCGGCTCGGCGGAAGATCTGGCACGCACCACCCACGCGCACCCGACGCTCGCCGAAGCGGTGAAGGAAGCCGCGATGGCGGTTGCGGGACGAGCTATACATTCGTAG